From the Quercus lobata isolate SW786 chromosome 6, ValleyOak3.0 Primary Assembly, whole genome shotgun sequence genome, one window contains:
- the LOC115994461 gene encoding TNF receptor-associated factor homolog 1b-like isoform X1, which produces MAGTASEESGVGRSTEGFSSGQRCQSGEALAEWRSSEQVENGTPSTSPPDWETDDDNDGGPKPSELYGKYTWRIEKFSEINKRELRSNQFEVGGYKWYILIYPQGCDVCHHLSLFLCVANHDKLLPGWSHFAQFTIAVVNKDPKKSKYSDTLHRFWKKEHDWGWKKFMELTKMSDGFIDADTLIIKAQVQVIRERADRPFRCLDCQYRRELVRVYLTNVEQICRRFVEERRSKLGKLIDDKARWSSFRAFWLGIDQNARRRMSREKTDVILKVVVKHFFIEKEVTSTLVMDSLYSGLKALEGQTISKKGRLKLLEAEEMPAPIVRVDKDVFVLVDDVLLLLERAAMDLLPPKDEKGPQNRTKDGNSGEDFNKDSIERDERRLTELGRRTVEIFVLAHIFSNKIEVAYQEAVALKKQEELIREEEAAWLAESEQKAKRGATEKEKKSKKNKAKQKRNNRKGKEKGREERSNLVVQDNHLQEDANDEKQDSIMEDVQPMVEKPDILDDVSDESDSVDGVPEVLQPDSDDRDASPVNWDTDTSEVHPPMEVGSSGISSLSSVQNGVAERKSHSVMDDSSSTCSTDSVPSVVMGGPYKGNSFPNYKHQKSPSRGKNQRGKATYDGSSWANEMDNQPSGPAEDAGDLNDVSASCKAGESESESVLSLQNRIKSREQHVVKKEEEILLQKKLSTKEQVDVERPSKDKMSAVPSSPRSPPKNPASTVRSKMDNHSNAVVDSVTLGKTFSGGTQQTDKSAPMVTSSQTSRSKPEIQKAASPKPTEKAVAQQVPMMSRPSSAPLVPGPRPTAPVVSMVQTAPLLARSVSAAGRLGPESSQVTHSYVTQSYRNAIVGNPVASSTGGFTQMNSQSSGVNQSSAFSQSATFASAPMFLPQSSERVDPTSVKSGIPYGMVMRDVLQNGPHWMETSQREASRNMHYDPSSLMNDVQNLNLYKPLHSGSREQLSTQFPACTSGRQTQGVLADFPHLDIINDLLDDEHGVGKAASGSPFFQSLSNGPQQLNRQFTFPGDVGSSSSSCRFERTYSMHDDGFQQGYHSPGSQFDSMRDFIPQASALPYVNGQVDGLIPNQWQVAGSDLSLLGMRSMEGDGYSYYNPDYSNLVCGVNGYTVFRPSNGQ; this is translated from the exons ATGGCTGGCACTGCAAGTGAGGAGTCTGGAGTGGGAAGGTCCACGGAGGGATTTTCAAGTGGGCAGCGTTGTCAATCTGGGGAAGCATTGGCGGAATGGCGGTCTTCTGAGCAGGTGGAAAATGGAACCCCATCGACTTCGCCTCCTGATTGGGAAactgatgatgataatgatggaG GGCCAAAACCTTCTGAACTATATGGAAAATATACGTGGAGgatagaaaaattttcagaGATCAACAAAAGAGAACTTCGTAGTAATCAATTTGAGGTTGGCGGCTACAAATG GTACATTTTAATTTATCCCCAAGGATGTGATGTCTGCCATCATCTCTCTTTGTTTCTGTGTGTTGCTAATCATGACAAACTTCTTCCAG GCTGGAGCCATTTTGCACAGTTCACTATAGCTGTTGTTAATAAAGATCCGAAGAAATCTAAATATTCTG ATACATTGCACCGATTCTGGAAGAAAGAGCATGACTGGGGGTGGAAAAAATTCATGGAGCTGACAAAAATGTCAGATGGGTTTATTGATGCCGACACTCTTATAATAAAGGCTCAAGTTCAAGTTATCAG GGAGAGGGCAGACAGGCCTTTTCGTTGCCTTGATTGTCAGTATAGGAGAGAACTTGTTAGGGTATATCTAACAAATGTGGAACAGATTTGCCGGCGATTTGTGGAGGAAAGAAGAAGCAAGCTTGGGAAGTTAATAGATGATAAAGCTAGGTGGTCAAG TTTCCGTGCGTTCTGGTTGGGAATTGACCAAAATGCTAGGCGTCGAATGTCCAGGGAGAAGACAGATGTGATTCTAAAAGTAGTTGTGAAGCACTTCTTTATAGAAAAGGAAGTCACATCTACTTTGGTAATGGATTCCCTATATAGTGGATTAAAGGCACTTGAAGGCCAGACTATTTCTAAGAAAGGGAGGTTGAAATTGTTGGAGGCTGAAGAAATGCCGGCCCCCATTGTTCGTGTGGACAAAGACGTGTTTGTATTAGTTGATGATGTCTTATTGTTACTTGAGAGGGCTGCCATGGATCTCTTGCCTCCGAAAGATGAGAAGGGTCCACAGAATCGTACAAAG GATGGAAACTCTGGAGAGGACTTCAACAAAGATTCTATTGAGCGTGATGAAAGGCGTCTTACAGAATTGGGTCGCAGAACTGTGGAGATATTTGTGCTTGCCCATATTTTCAG CAATAAAATTGAGGTTGCCTACCAGGAAGCTGTTGCATTGAAGAAGCAGGAGGAGCTCATCCGTGAAGAAGAGGCAGCTTGGCTTGCTGAAAGTGAACAGAAGGCGAAACGTGGAGCAactgaaaaggaaaagaaatcaaagaaaaacaag GCCAAACAAAAGCGAAATAATCGGAAAGGGAAggagaaagggagagaggaaAGGTCCAATTTGGTGGTACAAGACAATCACCTGCAGGAAGACGCCAATGATGAAAAACAAGACAGCATTATGGAGGATGTGCAACCTATGGTTGAAAAGCCTGATATATTGGACGATGTTTCTGATGAGTCTGATTCAGTAGATGGAGTTCCTGAAGTTCTTCAGCCTGATTCAGATGACAGAGATGCTAGTCCTGTCAATTGGGATACTGATACATCAGAAGTTCATCCTCCAATGGAAGTTGGTAGTAGTGGAATTAGTTCCCTGTCATCTGTACAAAATGGAGTTGCTGAAAGAAAGAGCCATTCGGTAATGGATGACAGTTCTTCAACGTGCTCTACAGACTCTGTTCCGTCAGTGGTAATGGGTGGGCCCTATAAGGGGAACTCCTTCCCAAATTATAAACACCAAAAATCACCTAGCAG GGGGAAGAACCAACGGGGCAAGGCAACCTATGACGGTAGTAGTTGGGCAAATGAGATGGATAATCAGCCTTCTGGGCCTGCAGAGGATGCAGGGGATCTAAATGATGTATCTGCTAGTTGTAAGGCTGGTGAATCTGAGTCTGAGTCTGTTCTCTCCTTGCAGAATCGGATAAAGTCGCGTGAGCAGCATGTGGTAAAGAAG GAAGAAGAAATTTTGCTGCAAAAGAAACTGAGCACCAAAGAGCAGGTTGATGTAGAAAGACCCTCTAAAGATAAGATGTCTGCAGTACCATCCTCTCCCAGAAGTCCACCCAAGAATCCAGCCTCAACTGTTCGATCAAAGATGGACAACCATAGTAATGCTGTGGTGGATTCTGTTACACTTGGGAAAACTTTTTCAGGCGGCACTCAACAAACCGATAAATCTGCACCTATGGTTACTTCATCCCAAACAAGCAGGTCCAAACCTGAGATCCAGAAAGCTGCAAGCCCAAAACCCACTGAAAAAGCCGTGGCACAGCAAGTGCCTATGATGTCAAGGCCCTCTAGTGCTCCTCTAGTTCCTGGTCCCAGGCCAACTGCTCCTGTTGTATCCATGGTTCAAACAGCCCCTCTACTTGCCCGTTCAGTGAGTGCAGCTGGCCGGTTAGGTCCTGAGTCCTCACAAGTAACACATAGTTATGTTACTCAGTCCTATAGAAATGCCATTGTGGGTAACCCTGTGGCTTCGAGTACTGGTGGTTTCACTCAAATGAACTCTCAAAGTTCGGGGGTGAATCAATCCTCAGCATTCTCACAATCAGCTACCTTTGCATCTGCACCAATGTTTTTACCCCAAAGCTCTGAGAGGGTTGACCCAACCTCTGTCAAATCGGGTATTCCATATGGCATGGTAATGCGGGACGTTTTACAGAATGGACCCCACTGGATGGAGACTTCTCAAAGGGAAGCCAGCAGAAACATGCACTATGATCCTTCTTCCCTGATGAATGATGTTCAAAACCTGAACTTGTACAAGCCTCTACACAGTGGATCACGGGAGCAATTATCCACTCAATTTCCAGCCTGTACCTCTGGCCGGCAGACGCAAGGTGTGTTGGCAGATTTTCCACATCTTGATATCATCAATGACCTGCTTGATGATGAACATGGTGTTGGGAAGGCAGCGAGTGGCAGCCCTTTTTTTCAGTCTCTCAGCAATGGGCCACAGCAATTGAATAGGCAATTTACTTTTCCAGGTGATGTGGGGTCCTCATCTAGCTCTTGCAGGTTTGAGCGAACTTATAGTATGCATGATGATGGGTTTCAACAAGGCTATCACTCTCCTGGCAGCCAGTTTGACTCAATGAGGGATTTCATTCCGCAAGCCAGTGCATTACCTTATGTAAATGGGCAGGTAGATGGGTTAATTCCAAACCAGTGGCAGGTTGCTGGTTCTGATTTGTCTCTACTTGGCATGAGGAGCATGGAGGGGGATGGTTACTCTTATTATAATCCAGATTATTCAAATCTGGTATGTGGTGTCAATGGCTATACGGTTTTCCGTCCCTCAAATGGGCAATGA
- the LOC115994461 gene encoding TNF receptor-associated factor homolog 1b-like isoform X2 yields the protein MAGTASEESGVGRSTEGFSSGQRCQSGEALAEWRSSEQVENGTPSTSPPDWETDDDNDGGPKPSELYGKYTWRIEKFSEINKRELRSNQFEVGGYKWYILIYPQGCDVCHHLSLFLCVANHDKLLPGWSHFAQFTIAVVNKDPKKSKYSDTLHRFWKKEHDWGWKKFMELTKMSDGFIDADTLIIKAQVQVIRERADRPFRCLDCQYRRELVRVYLTNVEQICRRFVEERRSKLGKLIDDKARWSSFRAFWLGIDQNARRRMSREKTDVILKVVVKHFFIEKEVTSTLVMDSLYSGLKALEGQTISKKGRLKLLEAEEMPAPIVRVDKDVFVLVDDVLLLLERAAMDLLPPKDEKGPQNRTKDGNSGEDFNKDSIERDERRLTELGRRTVEIFVLAHIFSNKIEVAYQEAVALKKQEELIREEEAAWLAESEQKAKRGATEKEKKSKKNKAKQKRNNRKGKEKGREERSNLVVQDNHLQEDANDEKQDSIMEDVQPMVEKPDILDDVSDESDSVDGVPEVLQPDSDDRDASPVNWDTDTSEVHPPMEVGSSGISSLSSVQNGVAERKSHSVMDDSSSTCSTDSVPSVVMGGPYKGNSFPNYKHQKSPSRGKNQRGKATYDGSSWANEMDNQPSGPAEDAGDLNDVSASCKAGESESESVLSLQNRIKSREQHVEEEILLQKKLSTKEQVDVERPSKDKMSAVPSSPRSPPKNPASTVRSKMDNHSNAVVDSVTLGKTFSGGTQQTDKSAPMVTSSQTSRSKPEIQKAASPKPTEKAVAQQVPMMSRPSSAPLVPGPRPTAPVVSMVQTAPLLARSVSAAGRLGPESSQVTHSYVTQSYRNAIVGNPVASSTGGFTQMNSQSSGVNQSSAFSQSATFASAPMFLPQSSERVDPTSVKSGIPYGMVMRDVLQNGPHWMETSQREASRNMHYDPSSLMNDVQNLNLYKPLHSGSREQLSTQFPACTSGRQTQGVLADFPHLDIINDLLDDEHGVGKAASGSPFFQSLSNGPQQLNRQFTFPGDVGSSSSSCRFERTYSMHDDGFQQGYHSPGSQFDSMRDFIPQASALPYVNGQVDGLIPNQWQVAGSDLSLLGMRSMEGDGYSYYNPDYSNLVCGVNGYTVFRPSNGQ from the exons ATGGCTGGCACTGCAAGTGAGGAGTCTGGAGTGGGAAGGTCCACGGAGGGATTTTCAAGTGGGCAGCGTTGTCAATCTGGGGAAGCATTGGCGGAATGGCGGTCTTCTGAGCAGGTGGAAAATGGAACCCCATCGACTTCGCCTCCTGATTGGGAAactgatgatgataatgatggaG GGCCAAAACCTTCTGAACTATATGGAAAATATACGTGGAGgatagaaaaattttcagaGATCAACAAAAGAGAACTTCGTAGTAATCAATTTGAGGTTGGCGGCTACAAATG GTACATTTTAATTTATCCCCAAGGATGTGATGTCTGCCATCATCTCTCTTTGTTTCTGTGTGTTGCTAATCATGACAAACTTCTTCCAG GCTGGAGCCATTTTGCACAGTTCACTATAGCTGTTGTTAATAAAGATCCGAAGAAATCTAAATATTCTG ATACATTGCACCGATTCTGGAAGAAAGAGCATGACTGGGGGTGGAAAAAATTCATGGAGCTGACAAAAATGTCAGATGGGTTTATTGATGCCGACACTCTTATAATAAAGGCTCAAGTTCAAGTTATCAG GGAGAGGGCAGACAGGCCTTTTCGTTGCCTTGATTGTCAGTATAGGAGAGAACTTGTTAGGGTATATCTAACAAATGTGGAACAGATTTGCCGGCGATTTGTGGAGGAAAGAAGAAGCAAGCTTGGGAAGTTAATAGATGATAAAGCTAGGTGGTCAAG TTTCCGTGCGTTCTGGTTGGGAATTGACCAAAATGCTAGGCGTCGAATGTCCAGGGAGAAGACAGATGTGATTCTAAAAGTAGTTGTGAAGCACTTCTTTATAGAAAAGGAAGTCACATCTACTTTGGTAATGGATTCCCTATATAGTGGATTAAAGGCACTTGAAGGCCAGACTATTTCTAAGAAAGGGAGGTTGAAATTGTTGGAGGCTGAAGAAATGCCGGCCCCCATTGTTCGTGTGGACAAAGACGTGTTTGTATTAGTTGATGATGTCTTATTGTTACTTGAGAGGGCTGCCATGGATCTCTTGCCTCCGAAAGATGAGAAGGGTCCACAGAATCGTACAAAG GATGGAAACTCTGGAGAGGACTTCAACAAAGATTCTATTGAGCGTGATGAAAGGCGTCTTACAGAATTGGGTCGCAGAACTGTGGAGATATTTGTGCTTGCCCATATTTTCAG CAATAAAATTGAGGTTGCCTACCAGGAAGCTGTTGCATTGAAGAAGCAGGAGGAGCTCATCCGTGAAGAAGAGGCAGCTTGGCTTGCTGAAAGTGAACAGAAGGCGAAACGTGGAGCAactgaaaaggaaaagaaatcaaagaaaaacaag GCCAAACAAAAGCGAAATAATCGGAAAGGGAAggagaaagggagagaggaaAGGTCCAATTTGGTGGTACAAGACAATCACCTGCAGGAAGACGCCAATGATGAAAAACAAGACAGCATTATGGAGGATGTGCAACCTATGGTTGAAAAGCCTGATATATTGGACGATGTTTCTGATGAGTCTGATTCAGTAGATGGAGTTCCTGAAGTTCTTCAGCCTGATTCAGATGACAGAGATGCTAGTCCTGTCAATTGGGATACTGATACATCAGAAGTTCATCCTCCAATGGAAGTTGGTAGTAGTGGAATTAGTTCCCTGTCATCTGTACAAAATGGAGTTGCTGAAAGAAAGAGCCATTCGGTAATGGATGACAGTTCTTCAACGTGCTCTACAGACTCTGTTCCGTCAGTGGTAATGGGTGGGCCCTATAAGGGGAACTCCTTCCCAAATTATAAACACCAAAAATCACCTAGCAG GGGGAAGAACCAACGGGGCAAGGCAACCTATGACGGTAGTAGTTGGGCAAATGAGATGGATAATCAGCCTTCTGGGCCTGCAGAGGATGCAGGGGATCTAAATGATGTATCTGCTAGTTGTAAGGCTGGTGAATCTGAGTCTGAGTCTGTTCTCTCCTTGCAGAATCGGATAAAGTCGCGTGAGCAGCATGTG GAAGAAGAAATTTTGCTGCAAAAGAAACTGAGCACCAAAGAGCAGGTTGATGTAGAAAGACCCTCTAAAGATAAGATGTCTGCAGTACCATCCTCTCCCAGAAGTCCACCCAAGAATCCAGCCTCAACTGTTCGATCAAAGATGGACAACCATAGTAATGCTGTGGTGGATTCTGTTACACTTGGGAAAACTTTTTCAGGCGGCACTCAACAAACCGATAAATCTGCACCTATGGTTACTTCATCCCAAACAAGCAGGTCCAAACCTGAGATCCAGAAAGCTGCAAGCCCAAAACCCACTGAAAAAGCCGTGGCACAGCAAGTGCCTATGATGTCAAGGCCCTCTAGTGCTCCTCTAGTTCCTGGTCCCAGGCCAACTGCTCCTGTTGTATCCATGGTTCAAACAGCCCCTCTACTTGCCCGTTCAGTGAGTGCAGCTGGCCGGTTAGGTCCTGAGTCCTCACAAGTAACACATAGTTATGTTACTCAGTCCTATAGAAATGCCATTGTGGGTAACCCTGTGGCTTCGAGTACTGGTGGTTTCACTCAAATGAACTCTCAAAGTTCGGGGGTGAATCAATCCTCAGCATTCTCACAATCAGCTACCTTTGCATCTGCACCAATGTTTTTACCCCAAAGCTCTGAGAGGGTTGACCCAACCTCTGTCAAATCGGGTATTCCATATGGCATGGTAATGCGGGACGTTTTACAGAATGGACCCCACTGGATGGAGACTTCTCAAAGGGAAGCCAGCAGAAACATGCACTATGATCCTTCTTCCCTGATGAATGATGTTCAAAACCTGAACTTGTACAAGCCTCTACACAGTGGATCACGGGAGCAATTATCCACTCAATTTCCAGCCTGTACCTCTGGCCGGCAGACGCAAGGTGTGTTGGCAGATTTTCCACATCTTGATATCATCAATGACCTGCTTGATGATGAACATGGTGTTGGGAAGGCAGCGAGTGGCAGCCCTTTTTTTCAGTCTCTCAGCAATGGGCCACAGCAATTGAATAGGCAATTTACTTTTCCAGGTGATGTGGGGTCCTCATCTAGCTCTTGCAGGTTTGAGCGAACTTATAGTATGCATGATGATGGGTTTCAACAAGGCTATCACTCTCCTGGCAGCCAGTTTGACTCAATGAGGGATTTCATTCCGCAAGCCAGTGCATTACCTTATGTAAATGGGCAGGTAGATGGGTTAATTCCAAACCAGTGGCAGGTTGCTGGTTCTGATTTGTCTCTACTTGGCATGAGGAGCATGGAGGGGGATGGTTACTCTTATTATAATCCAGATTATTCAAATCTGGTATGTGGTGTCAATGGCTATACGGTTTTCCGTCCCTCAAATGGGCAATGA